A portion of the Simkania negevensis Z genome contains these proteins:
- a CDS encoding RluA family pseudouridine synthase produces the protein MKSYVKEPIYLDNHVCVVNKPAGLPTQPRPSGGESLEGDIKAWIKQKFHKPGNVFLTPVHRLDLPVSGLVLFARTSKSLSRLQAQMRERKIRKTYFARVEGRLKEKEGCLRHFISHGSRRAQIVSQEQGKEAVLSYRVIKEWKDQTLLELELHTGRYHQIRAQLSFMGHPIRGDVKYGAKTQGDHIDLHHGKLIFFHPISQEEITVESLPPF, from the coding sequence ATGAAGTCATACGTCAAAGAACCCATCTATCTCGATAATCACGTTTGCGTTGTGAACAAGCCTGCAGGCCTTCCGACTCAGCCCCGCCCTTCAGGTGGAGAAAGTTTGGAAGGAGATATAAAAGCTTGGATCAAACAGAAATTTCATAAACCAGGCAATGTCTTTTTAACCCCTGTTCATCGCCTAGACCTTCCAGTAAGTGGGCTTGTACTATTTGCACGCACGAGTAAGAGTCTGTCAAGGCTGCAAGCACAAATGCGCGAGAGAAAGATTCGAAAAACTTATTTTGCCCGTGTTGAGGGGAGATTGAAGGAAAAAGAAGGGTGTTTGCGTCATTTTATCTCCCATGGAAGCCGGCGAGCTCAGATTGTTTCTCAAGAACAAGGGAAAGAAGCAGTCCTTTCCTATCGCGTTATCAAAGAATGGAAAGATCAAACGCTACTGGAACTAGAGTTGCACACAGGACGTTACCATCAAATCCGGGCCCAACTCTCTTTTATGGGGCATCCCATTCGTGGAGATGTGAAATATGGAGCAAAAACTCAAGGAGATCACATCGATTTGCATCATGGGAAACTCATTTTTTTTCACCCTATTTCACAAGAAGAAATCACTGTGGAAAGCCTCCCACCCTTTTGA